The Danio aesculapii chromosome 22, fDanAes4.1, whole genome shotgun sequence genomic sequence GACTGGACTGACTTGAgttctgcaaacacacacagatcagcCAATTAGACGAGAGAAAAAAACAGGCCATAACTCTCAGCCAATCAGGAGAGAGAAGAACAGGTTACATGAACAATCTCAGCCAATCAGGAGATGAAAGAAAAGGATGATGGACTAAGTTACTTCAATAAGATGATTAATTAATAAGATTAACAATCAATAAGATGATTAATTAATGACTTCCatcattaaatttgtatttaaatgacttttctgaTAACGATGTGTGAAAATGTACTGAATTAAATGGTAAGGAATATAATTACTCTATTTTCCATGAGTTACCGCTAAAATATCAATCCATAGAATATAAAATCAAGCTAttttaattacagttaattaaTTATTACTCAAGCATTGTAAAAACAAGCAGAAATTtttgtaaaatactgtatttatcaaATGTAAACACTACATGAATCAAAACACGCCACGTTTCAAATCAATAAcactatttttgttattatacatGATAATTTCGGACATATTCAAGGTCTAATCATCTTAATAAACGTGAATTATTCtaataattagatttaattaACACCAAAACACAATCCTTCAGCTTCTTCAAACTGATTTACACACAActgatgcatttatttacagtatttaaggtTACctcattataaatatattagtaaATTACCTCAAAAGTAATCCATTAAGTTACTTTATCTCtgaaaaagtaatctaattacagtaactagttactttataACTAACTAAACCCAACACTGAAGTGCTCTTGGCCAATAAAGATAGAGGAGGATAGAAAGTCACATTAAGAGCTCTCAGCCAATCAGGAGAGAGAACAATAGGTCACATAAGAGCTCTCTGCCAATAATGAgagaggaggaggatagaggataaaaattatttaaaagattcACATTAAGTGCTTTTCATGTGATCTCTTGACctgtcttctgattggctgagagcttTCACCCAGTGGGGAGAGGGGGAGGATAGAACTCACATTAGGAGCTCTCAGCTAATCAGGAGAGAGAACAATAGGTCAAATAAgcactctcagccaatcagacgaGAGAAAGATGATTATAAATGCGACACTCACCACCACTCTGCTGTGGTCGAAGCTGTTTTCTGCCGAGGAGAATAACGGGCTGCTGTTAGCACTGCAGTCCTGAAGAACGACAACAAGAAGAAGATCAACATCTACCACATCCAGAAGAAGAACATTAGTAAATAAATGAAGAGGATGATGAAGACGGACCTCCAGCTGAGGACAGACGGAGCGCAGCAGCTTATAGCAGCCCTCTCGGTTACGCAGAGacacaaacaaaaactgcaaacacacacacacacaacacttacattttaattactGTGTCTTTCATGATattctacagcagtgtttctcaaccacgctcctggaggagcaccagcactgcatgttttggatgtctcccttgtcaaactcattacaggtctttcagactctgctaatgagctgatgatctgaatcaggtgtgtttggttaaggagacaaggaAAATGTGCAGAACGAATCATTTTAGCGAATGAACCGAAAATGAATAGAATGAATCAGTGAACGAATCATTTTAGCGAATGAACAATGAATTAGTGAGCGAATCGTTATAGCGaatgaactaaaaataaataaaattaatcagtgaACGAATCATTTTAGCGAATGAACAATGAATTAGTGAGCGAATCGTTATAGCGAatgaaccaaaaataaataaaattaatcagtgaACGAATCGTTTTAGTGAATTAACCGAAAAAGAATATAATCAGTGAACAAATCACTTTAGCGAATGAACcgaaaatgaacaaaatgaatcagtgaatgaatCGTTTTAGCGAATGAACCgaaaattaacaaaatgaatCAGTAAACGAATCGTTTCAGCGAATAAACCGAAAATGAATAGAAAGAATCAGTGAATGAATCGTTTTAGCGAATAAACAGAAAATTAACAGAATGAATCCGTGAACGAACCGAAAATGAATGGAATGAATCATTTTAACGAAtgaacagaaaatgaataaaatgaatcagAACGAATCGTTTTagtgaatgaaatgaaaatgaaaagaatGAATCAGAGAACGAATCGTTTTAGTGAATGAACTGAAGGAGAccacaggtctttcagtctctgctaatgagctgatgatctgaatcaagtgtgtttggttaaggagacatggaaaatgtgcagttctggtgctcctccaggaacgtggttgagaaacactgcactaaagtatctgtaaacaaacaaaaaaatgtatgactTATCATACTCCAAAACAATACGTTTCCTAATTAAAACGTGtgttcatttgcatattttattaaaatatctaaatgttagttgaccgtgtgtgtgtgagagagagagagagagagagagagagagagtgtgtgtaccTTGTCCCCGTCAGCGGTGCGCACAGAGATGGCGTTGGGCACCAGCAGTGCTGTGTTCTGCTtcttcaccacacacacactggacacAGGAATGaccacctgaaacacacacacacagatcagtcagtcagtaagtgtgtgtatgcatgcatgtatttacGTGTGTTCAAGtgaatgtgtgttttcagtgcGTTTGATAATGCGAGTGTGTGTTAATATATGCAGGttcatttgtttttttgagtgtgtgtttgggtaCATGTgctttttaaagtgtgtgtgtgtgtgtttgtatatgcgAGTGTGTCTGTGTTCTTATGCTTATATGACTGTATGTATTTGCTCATGTGTACATGTAATCTGTGTGTTGTTTGGGTTATGCATGGATTTGTGTGTATACGAGttggtgaatgtgtgtgtatgattgtgaGTGTTGCATGTTAATGTGTATGttagtgtgtatgaatgttgtGTGctatattagtgtgtgtgtaatttgtgTTATCTATGCATGTATGGGTATATGAgttgtttgaatgagtgtgtgtgtgtgtgtgtgtgtgtatgtgtgtgtctatggtGTTTGAGTGTTGCATGTTGAgtgtgtatgttagtgtgtgctattaatgtgtgtgtttttgtatgaacgtatgagtgtgtgtgggtgtgtgtagtTTACCCTGGTGTCTTTGAGCAGCACAGAAGAGAAGAAGCAGATGTGTGTGTCCGTGATGTACAGACGGCCGTGATACGGGACCTCTTTCTGCAGCGCACAGATGTatgctgggaaacacacacacaaagatgttcacattctcacacacacaccacttatACATACAACACTCATACATGCGTAACACTCCTCAACACTCACCGTGCAGCAGATCTTCTGCCTCCGGGACCTCTGGGAAGAGTTTGTGGAAGGTTTTGTTGTGTTTGGTGAAGCTCTGAGGAACAGAAGCACAGCAGCGTTacagccatcatcatcatcatcatcatcatcattattattggttCATTAAAGATCTCTTACACTTCTGGAGTTCAGGCTTTCACTTCTCTCTAAAGGCCTGTCCACATCTACTGTCTgagacctacacacacacacacacacatatgagaaAAACACTCCatcaatacaaacacacacgtcACCATTTTCTGTATACATTTATGTATGTGTCTATTTAAATATACACTGTACACGCATATAATTAGGTCAACTTTTCTTTTGGATGCGATTATATAGCATTAATTAGCCCTAATatcttaacatttttaaatatatacttatttataaaCATCAAAAGTAGATATcgagatatatacatatataaataacaatgaGGGAGTTTTCTAATAGTAAGAGGAGTGTGTTTTACCTGGCCGGGACCTGCCGGCACAAGCTCTTGCTCTGCTCCAGCTGGTTTTCCTCCAGACTGAAGGCTTTCCTGCTGCTCAGTTTGCTCTTCGACCTGCTCTTCTTCACCTTTACAGGGATGGAGCCCGAGTCCACGGCATAGCTGACAATAGAGAAGCAAAAATAGGTCAGAAACGCGTCTAAAACACATGAGCCTGAGAGCCGAGTCCAAGGCATAGCTGACACCAGGAAAAGCAAAAACAGGTCTAAACAGCATCTAAAACACAACACATGAGCCAGAGAGCCAGAGTCCACAAACATAGCTGACAACAGGAGAAGCAAAAACAGGTCTAAAACATGTCTAGATCCCAAAACATGAGCTTGAGAGTCCAAATGCACAACATGGCTGACACCAGGAGAAGcaaaaacagatctaaaacaTGTCTAGATCCCAAAACATGAGCCTGATAGCCCAAATGCACAACATGGCTGACACCTGGAGAAGCAAAAACAGGTCTAAAACATGTCTAGATCCCAAAACATGAGGCTGAGAGCCCAAATGCACAACATGGCTGACACCAGGAGAAGCAAAAACAGGTCTAAAACATGTCTAGATCCCAAAACATGAGGCTGAGAGCCCAAATGCACAACATGGCTGACACCAGGAGAAGCAAAAACAGGTCTAAAACATGTCTAGATCCCAAAACATGAGCCTGAGAGCCAAAATGCACAACATGGCTGACACCTGGAGAAGCAAAAACAGGTCTAAAACATGTCTAGATCCCAAAACATGAGCCTGAGAGCCCAAATGCACAACATGGCTGACACCAGAAGCAAAAACAGGTCTAAAACATGTCTAGATCCCAAAACATTAGCCTGAGAGCCCAAATGCACAAAATGGCTGACACCAGGAGAAGCAAAAACGGGTGAGAAACACATCTAAAACACAACACATGAGCCTGAGAGCCCGAGTCCACAAACATAGCTGACAACAGGAGAAGCAAAAACAGGTCTAAAAAGCGTCTAAAAACACAACACCGGAGCCTGAGAGCCCAAGTCCACAACATAGCTGACAACAGAAGCAAAAACAGGCCAGAAACATGTCTAAAATGCATCTAAAACACAACACATGAGCTTGAGAGCCCGAGTACACAACATAGCTGACAACAGAAGCAAAAACAGGTAAGAAATATGTCTAAAATGTGTCTAAAACACAACACATGAGCTTGAGAGCCCAAGTCCACAACATAACCAACAACAGGAGAAGCAAAAACACGTCTAACACACATCAAAGACACAAAACATGAGCCTGAGAGCCCAAGACTACTGCATAATCGACAACAGGAAAAGCAGGTAAgaaacacacctaaaacacatcTAAAACGCGTCTAAAACACATGAGCCAGAGAGACGGAGTTCATAACATAACGGACAATAGGAGAAGCAAAAACAGGTCAAAACAGGTAAGAAACACGTCTAAAACAGGTCAGAAACACATCTAAAACACATGAGCCAGAGAGACGGAGTTCATAACATAACTGACAACAGGAGAAGCAAAAACACATAAGAAACatgtcaaaaacatgtcaaagaCACGTCTAAAACGTGTCCAAAATGAGTCTAAAACACATGAGCCTGAGAGCCCGAGTCCACAACATAACTGACAACAGGTGAATGCAGACACATCAAAACAGATCCAAAACaagtcaaaaacacatcaaaaattcaGGTTATGTTACAATTATATTAAGATAATGTTCAAGTTATGCtgattatgttcaggttatgtttggATTATATTCAGGTTATGTTTAGGTTATAGTCAGGATATgatctaaataagtaaatacaaatattgaaataaataaatttatattggaatttaaattaaaaaaaattatcaaatcaacaaaaatattagtaaaaatttaattaaaatatttaaatgattaaataaatattaatataaatattaataatacttgtcaatctgtatatttacacttgtcaatctgtatatttacacttgtcaatctgtatatttgcattcactacttctatttttaaaaaaatatatatttattatctgttttttgtcctgtctctgtaatgctgatgcactgtagaagctgtcaccaaaacaaattcctcgtatgtgtgaacatacctggcaataaagctcattctgattctgatattataaatattattaataaaattaaacaaatattaaaataaaaaaaaacattaaaagatattaattttaaacaaggaaattaaaataattataataataatcaaataaataaaaatatacattaaaataaaacaaataaaaatatttaaatacacacacacacacacacacacacacggaaaaaaacatttaataaattcatttaaaaagtataccaaaaaataaaataaaataaaaactttagacAAAAAGCTAGCATCAAACATCAAACTAAAAATTATTTGatatataataaatgatcatttttggtaCAGGGCGTCCTTTATTGTTTTTAACAGAGAAAGCACTAAAAATgttgtcaaattttttttttgttgacaaacGCACACAGagataaataaaaggaataaaataaataaataaatgctattaaaaacagtcaaaccTGACAGAAGAAAAGTTTAACAAACATTCTACACACTAAAACCCACATTAATAACCCGACGCAGAACCTTCAGCATATCAACTCCACAGCAGAAACCCGTCTAACAAACACCACAGCATTCTAAATCCTCAGGTGTGTTTCTCCATACCTGTACAGGTGATTCACTCGTCTGCGAG encodes the following:
- the si:zfos-943e10.1 gene encoding GRAM domain-containing protein 2B isoform X1 — translated: MLENKRERLKTFLRKIDESAISRLKHLMKESYAVDSGSIPVKVKKSRSKSKLSSRKAFSLEENQLEQSKSLCRQVPARSQTVDVDRPLERSESLNSRSSFTKHNKTFHKLFPEVPEAEDLLHAYICALQKEVPYHGRLYITDTHICFFSSVLLKDTRVVIPVSSVCVVKKQNTALLVPNAISVRTADGDKFLFVSLRNREGCYKLLRSVCPQLEDCSANSSPLFSSAENSFDHSRVVNSSQSSLEDVCDLSSPREDQISASPRLSRESLAAKASVSSPTEDDSADDEHTGSWWVWSVTERARSLLIQREMNKLNTLLLVYLILVFLLLLSSGYIGLRIVALEEQLSSLGALPDLTLHSSRYKET
- the si:zfos-943e10.1 gene encoding GRAM domain-containing protein 2B isoform X2, which translates into the protein MNRSLSLRFSRRRVNHLYSYAVDSGSIPVKVKKSRSKSKLSSRKAFSLEENQLEQSKSLCRQVPARSQTVDVDRPLERSESLNSRSSFTKHNKTFHKLFPEVPEAEDLLHAYICALQKEVPYHGRLYITDTHICFFSSVLLKDTRVVIPVSSVCVVKKQNTALLVPNAISVRTADGDKFLFVSLRNREGCYKLLRSVCPQLEDCSANSSPLFSSAENSFDHSRVVNSSQSSLEDVCDLSSPREDQISASPRLSRESLAAKASVSSPTEDDSADDEHTGSWWVWSVTERARSLLIQREMNKLNTLLLVYLILVFLLLLSSGYIGLRIVALEEQLSSLGALPDLTLHSSRYKET
- the si:zfos-943e10.1 gene encoding GRAM domain-containing protein 2B isoform X3 yields the protein MDSIGVDSAVCEDLGSYAVDSGSIPVKVKKSRSKSKLSSRKAFSLEENQLEQSKSLCRQVPARSQTVDVDRPLERSESLNSRSSFTKHNKTFHKLFPEVPEAEDLLHAYICALQKEVPYHGRLYITDTHICFFSSVLLKDTRVVIPVSSVCVVKKQNTALLVPNAISVRTADGDKFLFVSLRNREGCYKLLRSVCPQLEDCSANSSPLFSSAENSFDHSRVVNSSQSSLEDVCDLSSPREDQISASPRLSRESLAAKASVSSPTEDDSADDEHTGSWWVWSVTERARSLLIQREMNKLNTLLLVYLILVFLLLLSSGYIGLRIVALEEQLSSLGALPDLTLHSSRYKET